From one Paramormyrops kingsleyae isolate MSU_618 chromosome 1, PKINGS_0.4, whole genome shotgun sequence genomic stretch:
- the LOC111858544 gene encoding zinc finger E-box-binding homeobox 1-like isoform X1: MADGPRCKRRKQANPRRNNVTSYNNVVEANSDSDDEDRLHIVEEENVPEDGAALDEETPGQPGDHEAGWDDAAEGSLGPKRQPQGGGFKVKDECPSEGEEDRGTDAMVEEILQQGDTAIIYPEAPEDEPREGTPEAGGHDENGTPDAFSQLLTCPYCSRGYKRYTSLKEHIKYRHEKSEDNFSCSLCSYTFTHRTQLDRHMTAHKSGREQRHVTSTGGNRKFKCTECGKAFKYKHHLKEHLRIHSGEKPYECSNCKKRFSHSGSYSSHISSKKCIGLTANGRPRPGTKGSRCTSPALPASPSAPPTPARMQLREKMDNGRPLQEQLPLNQIKSEPVDYEYKPVVLTPGVNGVFNGGGAPLQAAVAPPVVQAVVLPTVGLVSPISINLSDIQNVLKVAVDGNIIRQVLGNAQVNGSPKVMGATGQAQPGSPSVISAISLPIVDQDGTAKIIINYNIDPGQVQHAVHGPKEADEDMCKAEKFPEDLTVKVERGEQMGTEMEKEKGKGTCLLCNDCPASVDTLDEMKSNKTKGPKINGAGSDKTTISSLLADGGLSPGQPPLKNLLSLLKAYYALNAEPTKEELVKISDSVSLPLDVVKKWFEKMHTDQIPVGGASPPPGQEAPQPELDFIGAAAASSSTAVAAVPRQERDGGDVESGGEPADGDGPGAQSPSSPSPMNLSAGAPTEDGSGEEPLDLSLPKLPRRESAEGGALPNSVYSIQEEPLNLTCAKKEIPKEGSPAPVRTPPQSAKAVNLVTAQLPTILAIADRSNVPGLRALSTSSKTILIPQLTYSYPASGSSPAAVDTPQKTAQASGSQEDTSSVDDQNDSDATPPRKRMRKMENGMYACDLCDKIFQKSSSLLRHKYEHTGKRPHECSICSKAFKHKHHLIEHSRLHSGEKPYRCDKCGKRFSHSGSYSQHMNHRYSYCKKEAQEHGDEAGSDDATPPEEAMAFTAGPLSDGQAASSPLHLDSDERESSTREDEESEEDEEEEDRVPGDGIIDEDEIRVVRVGEEDEGTEKAEEPDEEMACRDEEVPVADHREPVKMEEGEWQGAKEQ, translated from the exons tcacGAGCTACAACAATGTGGTGGAGGCGAACTCAGACTCCGATGACGAGGACAGGCTGCACATTGTGGAGGAGGAGAATGTCCCGGAGGACGGCGCCGCGCTGGACGAGGAGACACCGGGCCAGCCTGGAGACCACGAGGCCGGCTGGGATG ATGCAGCAGAGGGCAGCCTGGGGCCCAAACGGCAGCCGCAGGGAGGTGGATTTAAAG TGAAGGATGAGTGTCCTTCAGAGGGGGAAGAGGACCGTGGTACGGATGCTATGGTTGAGGAGATCCTGCAACAGGGAGACACCGCCATCATCTACCCAGAGGCTCCAGAGGATGAGCCGCGGGAGGGAACGCCCGAGGCAGGCGGCCACGATGAGAACG GTACCCCTGATGCCTTCTCCCAGCTACTTACGTGTCCCTACTGCTCCCGGGGCTACAAGCGCTACACATCCCTGAAGGAACACATTAAGTATCGCCATGAGAAGAGTGAGGACAACTTCAGCTGCTCCCTCTGTAGCTACACCTTCACACACCGAACGCAGCTGGACCGGCACATGACAGCACACAAGTCTGGCCGAGAGCAG cGGCACGTGACCTCAACAGGGGGCAACCGCAAATTTAAGTGCACCGAGTGCGGCAAGGCGTTCAAGTACAAGCACCACCTGAAGGAGCACTTACGCATCCACAGCG GAGAAAAGCCGTACGAGTGTTCCAATTGCAAGAAGCGTTTCTCGCACTCAGGGTCCTACAGCTCTCACATCAGCAGCAAGAAGTGCATTGGTTTGACGGCAAATGGCCGACCTCGCCCTGGGACCAAAGGCTCACGGTGCACATCCCCAGCACTGCCTGCGTCGCCctctgcccctcccacccccgccCGGATGCAGCTTCGTGAGAAGATGGACAATGGCAGGCCCCTGCAAGAGCAGCTACCCCTCAACCAGATCAAGTCGGAACCTGTAGACTATGAGTACAAGCCTGTGGTATTAACCCctggtgtgaatggtgtgttcaATGGGGGCGGTGCCCCCCTCCAGGCGGCAGTGGCCCCACCTGTGGTGCAGGCTGTTGTGTTACCCACAGTCGGCCTGGTCTCCCCCATCAGCATCAACCTGAGCGATATTCAGAACGTCCTCAAGGTGGCTGTGGATGGAAATATTATCCGGCAAGTGCTGGGGAATGCCCAAGTTAATGGCTCGCCCAAAGTCATGGGGGCAACAGGTCAGGCCCAGCCGGGCAGTCCCTCGGTCATCTCCGCCATCAGCCTGCCCATTGTCGATCAAGACGGCACTGCAAAGATCATCATCAACTACAACATAGATCCAGGGCAGGTCCAGCATGCAGTTCATGGCCCAAAGGAGGCAGATGAAGACATGTGCAAAGCCGAGAAGTTCCCTGAGGACCTGACTGTTAAGGTAGAGAGAGGTGAGCAGATGGGGACAGAGATGGAGAAAGAGAAGGGCAAGGGTACCTGTCTGCTATGCAATGACTGCCCAGCTAGCGTGGACACACTTGATGAGATGAAGAGCAACAAAACCAAGGGGCCAAAGATCAACGGAGCAGGATCAGACAAGACCACCATCTCGTCCCTGCTTGCAGACGGTGGCCTGTCCCCGGGTCAGCCTCCCCTCAAGAACCTCCTGTCGCTCCTCAAGGCATACTATGCCTTGAACGCAGAGCCCACCAAGGAGGAGCTGGTCAAAATCTCAGACTCTGTCAGCCTGCCTCTGGATGTGGTCAAGAAGTGGTTTGAAAAGATGCACACGGATCAAATTCCTGTAGGAGGTGCCAGTCCACCCCCGGGACAAGAGGCGCCCCAGCCTGAGCTGGACTTCATTGGGGCAGCTGCCGCCTCCTCCTCTACAGCAGTGGCAGCAGTGCCACGACAGGAGCGGGATGGTGGAGATGTGGAATCTGGGGGAGAACCTGCAGATGGAGATGGCCCGGGGGCACAATCCCCATCGTCTCCCTCACCGATGAACCTTTCTGCCGGGGCACCTACCGAGGATGGTAGCGGTGAGGAGCCACTCGACCTATCACTACCGAAGCTCCCCCGAAGGGAATCAGCAGAGGGCGGGGCTCTGCCAAACAGTGTTTACTCCATTCAGGAAGAGCCCCTGAACCTGACTTGCGCAAAGAAGGAAATACCGAAGGAGGGGAGTCCAGCTCCCGTGCGTACCCCTCCGCAGAGTGCCAAAGCTGTCAACCTTGTCACTGCTCAGTTGCCCACCATCCTGGCCATCGCCGACCGGAGCAACGTTCCCGGCCTGCGGGCCCTCAGCACCAGCAGTAAGACGATACTGATCCCTCAGCTGACATACTCGTACCCCGCATCGGGGAGCAGCCCCGCTGCGGTGGACACCCCACAGAAGACTGCCCAGGCCAGTGGCAGCCAG GAGGACACAAGCTCAGTGGATGATCAGAATGACTCTGACGCCACCCCACCACGAAAGCGCATGAGGAAGATGGAGAACGGGATGTATGCCTGCGATCTGTGCGACAAGATATTCCAGAAGAGTAGCTCTCTGCTGAGGCACAAGTACGAGCACACGG GGAAGCGTCCCCATGAGTGCAGCATCTGCAGTAAGGCCTTCAAACACAAGCACCATCTGATCGAGCACTCGCGGCTGCACTCAGGCGAGAAGCCCTACCGGTGCGACAAGTGTGGCAAACGCTTTTCACACTCGGGCTCCTACTCGCAGCACATGAACCACCGCTACTCGTACTGCAAGAAGGAGGCGCAGGAGCATGGAGACGAGGCCGGCAGTGACGACGCAACCCCCCCAGAGGAAGCGATGGCTTTCACTGCAGGGCCTCTGTCGGACGGCCAGGCTGCCTCGTCACCCTTGCACCTGGACTCTGACGAACGTGAGAGCAGCACCCGTGAGGACGAGGAGAgcgaggaggatgaggaggaagaagacAGAGTGCCAGGGGACGGCATCATCGATGAGGATGAGATACGGGTGGTGAGGGTAGGTGAGGAGGATGAGGGAACAGAGAAGGCCGAGGAACCAGATGAGGAGATGGCATGCAGAGATGAAGAGGTGCCAGTAGCGGATCATCGGGAACCAGTGAAGATGGAGGAAGGTGAATGGCAAGGAGCTAAAGAGCAGTGA
- the LOC111858544 gene encoding zinc finger E-box-binding homeobox 1-like isoform X2 yields MVEEILQQGDTAIIYPEAPEDEPREGTPEAGGHDENGTPDAFSQLLTCPYCSRGYKRYTSLKEHIKYRHEKSEDNFSCSLCSYTFTHRTQLDRHMTAHKSGREQRHVTSTGGNRKFKCTECGKAFKYKHHLKEHLRIHSGEKPYECSNCKKRFSHSGSYSSHISSKKCIGLTANGRPRPGTKGSRCTSPALPASPSAPPTPARMQLREKMDNGRPLQEQLPLNQIKSEPVDYEYKPVVLTPGVNGVFNGGGAPLQAAVAPPVVQAVVLPTVGLVSPISINLSDIQNVLKVAVDGNIIRQVLGNAQVNGSPKVMGATGQAQPGSPSVISAISLPIVDQDGTAKIIINYNIDPGQVQHAVHGPKEADEDMCKAEKFPEDLTVKVERGEQMGTEMEKEKGKGTCLLCNDCPASVDTLDEMKSNKTKGPKINGAGSDKTTISSLLADGGLSPGQPPLKNLLSLLKAYYALNAEPTKEELVKISDSVSLPLDVVKKWFEKMHTDQIPVGGASPPPGQEAPQPELDFIGAAAASSSTAVAAVPRQERDGGDVESGGEPADGDGPGAQSPSSPSPMNLSAGAPTEDGSGEEPLDLSLPKLPRRESAEGGALPNSVYSIQEEPLNLTCAKKEIPKEGSPAPVRTPPQSAKAVNLVTAQLPTILAIADRSNVPGLRALSTSSKTILIPQLTYSYPASGSSPAAVDTPQKTAQASGSQEDTSSVDDQNDSDATPPRKRMRKMENGMYACDLCDKIFQKSSSLLRHKYEHTGKRPHECSICSKAFKHKHHLIEHSRLHSGEKPYRCDKCGKRFSHSGSYSQHMNHRYSYCKKEAQEHGDEAGSDDATPPEEAMAFTAGPLSDGQAASSPLHLDSDERESSTREDEESEEDEEEEDRVPGDGIIDEDEIRVVRVGEEDEGTEKAEEPDEEMACRDEEVPVADHREPVKMEEGEWQGAKEQ; encoded by the exons ATGGTTGAGGAGATCCTGCAACAGGGAGACACCGCCATCATCTACCCAGAGGCTCCAGAGGATGAGCCGCGGGAGGGAACGCCCGAGGCAGGCGGCCACGATGAGAACG GTACCCCTGATGCCTTCTCCCAGCTACTTACGTGTCCCTACTGCTCCCGGGGCTACAAGCGCTACACATCCCTGAAGGAACACATTAAGTATCGCCATGAGAAGAGTGAGGACAACTTCAGCTGCTCCCTCTGTAGCTACACCTTCACACACCGAACGCAGCTGGACCGGCACATGACAGCACACAAGTCTGGCCGAGAGCAG cGGCACGTGACCTCAACAGGGGGCAACCGCAAATTTAAGTGCACCGAGTGCGGCAAGGCGTTCAAGTACAAGCACCACCTGAAGGAGCACTTACGCATCCACAGCG GAGAAAAGCCGTACGAGTGTTCCAATTGCAAGAAGCGTTTCTCGCACTCAGGGTCCTACAGCTCTCACATCAGCAGCAAGAAGTGCATTGGTTTGACGGCAAATGGCCGACCTCGCCCTGGGACCAAAGGCTCACGGTGCACATCCCCAGCACTGCCTGCGTCGCCctctgcccctcccacccccgccCGGATGCAGCTTCGTGAGAAGATGGACAATGGCAGGCCCCTGCAAGAGCAGCTACCCCTCAACCAGATCAAGTCGGAACCTGTAGACTATGAGTACAAGCCTGTGGTATTAACCCctggtgtgaatggtgtgttcaATGGGGGCGGTGCCCCCCTCCAGGCGGCAGTGGCCCCACCTGTGGTGCAGGCTGTTGTGTTACCCACAGTCGGCCTGGTCTCCCCCATCAGCATCAACCTGAGCGATATTCAGAACGTCCTCAAGGTGGCTGTGGATGGAAATATTATCCGGCAAGTGCTGGGGAATGCCCAAGTTAATGGCTCGCCCAAAGTCATGGGGGCAACAGGTCAGGCCCAGCCGGGCAGTCCCTCGGTCATCTCCGCCATCAGCCTGCCCATTGTCGATCAAGACGGCACTGCAAAGATCATCATCAACTACAACATAGATCCAGGGCAGGTCCAGCATGCAGTTCATGGCCCAAAGGAGGCAGATGAAGACATGTGCAAAGCCGAGAAGTTCCCTGAGGACCTGACTGTTAAGGTAGAGAGAGGTGAGCAGATGGGGACAGAGATGGAGAAAGAGAAGGGCAAGGGTACCTGTCTGCTATGCAATGACTGCCCAGCTAGCGTGGACACACTTGATGAGATGAAGAGCAACAAAACCAAGGGGCCAAAGATCAACGGAGCAGGATCAGACAAGACCACCATCTCGTCCCTGCTTGCAGACGGTGGCCTGTCCCCGGGTCAGCCTCCCCTCAAGAACCTCCTGTCGCTCCTCAAGGCATACTATGCCTTGAACGCAGAGCCCACCAAGGAGGAGCTGGTCAAAATCTCAGACTCTGTCAGCCTGCCTCTGGATGTGGTCAAGAAGTGGTTTGAAAAGATGCACACGGATCAAATTCCTGTAGGAGGTGCCAGTCCACCCCCGGGACAAGAGGCGCCCCAGCCTGAGCTGGACTTCATTGGGGCAGCTGCCGCCTCCTCCTCTACAGCAGTGGCAGCAGTGCCACGACAGGAGCGGGATGGTGGAGATGTGGAATCTGGGGGAGAACCTGCAGATGGAGATGGCCCGGGGGCACAATCCCCATCGTCTCCCTCACCGATGAACCTTTCTGCCGGGGCACCTACCGAGGATGGTAGCGGTGAGGAGCCACTCGACCTATCACTACCGAAGCTCCCCCGAAGGGAATCAGCAGAGGGCGGGGCTCTGCCAAACAGTGTTTACTCCATTCAGGAAGAGCCCCTGAACCTGACTTGCGCAAAGAAGGAAATACCGAAGGAGGGGAGTCCAGCTCCCGTGCGTACCCCTCCGCAGAGTGCCAAAGCTGTCAACCTTGTCACTGCTCAGTTGCCCACCATCCTGGCCATCGCCGACCGGAGCAACGTTCCCGGCCTGCGGGCCCTCAGCACCAGCAGTAAGACGATACTGATCCCTCAGCTGACATACTCGTACCCCGCATCGGGGAGCAGCCCCGCTGCGGTGGACACCCCACAGAAGACTGCCCAGGCCAGTGGCAGCCAG GAGGACACAAGCTCAGTGGATGATCAGAATGACTCTGACGCCACCCCACCACGAAAGCGCATGAGGAAGATGGAGAACGGGATGTATGCCTGCGATCTGTGCGACAAGATATTCCAGAAGAGTAGCTCTCTGCTGAGGCACAAGTACGAGCACACGG GGAAGCGTCCCCATGAGTGCAGCATCTGCAGTAAGGCCTTCAAACACAAGCACCATCTGATCGAGCACTCGCGGCTGCACTCAGGCGAGAAGCCCTACCGGTGCGACAAGTGTGGCAAACGCTTTTCACACTCGGGCTCCTACTCGCAGCACATGAACCACCGCTACTCGTACTGCAAGAAGGAGGCGCAGGAGCATGGAGACGAGGCCGGCAGTGACGACGCAACCCCCCCAGAGGAAGCGATGGCTTTCACTGCAGGGCCTCTGTCGGACGGCCAGGCTGCCTCGTCACCCTTGCACCTGGACTCTGACGAACGTGAGAGCAGCACCCGTGAGGACGAGGAGAgcgaggaggatgaggaggaagaagacAGAGTGCCAGGGGACGGCATCATCGATGAGGATGAGATACGGGTGGTGAGGGTAGGTGAGGAGGATGAGGGAACAGAGAAGGCCGAGGAACCAGATGAGGAGATGGCATGCAGAGATGAAGAGGTGCCAGTAGCGGATCATCGGGAACCAGTGAAGATGGAGGAAGGTGAATGGCAAGGAGCTAAAGAGCAGTGA